The following proteins come from a genomic window of Microbacterium sp. SY138:
- a CDS encoding fumarylacetoacetate hydrolase family protein: MRFAHLRRPDSPLAVLAVVEGSDAVLVSDLLTDPPATLQQLIERGDDGLDALRRALADTTAPRHPLAGWAFASAVLAPPAVLAVGLNYAAHSSELGLKTDAAPTVFTLWPNSLTGHDQTTSWPRTLSEAVDYEAELGVLIGSPAKDIAEADALSHVWGYTVVNDITARNIQFSEAQWSRCKSFDGFTPTGPFAVTADEIADPQDLHIWTIVDGHTVQDASTDQMVRSVAKLIAHLSQSLTLLPGTLISTGSPGGAGYSRDPQIFLRDRSTVTVGIDGIGELTTHCRITD, encoded by the coding sequence ATGCGGTTCGCTCACCTGCGCCGTCCCGACTCCCCTCTCGCGGTTCTCGCCGTCGTGGAGGGCTCGGACGCCGTCCTCGTCTCTGATCTCCTGACCGACCCTCCTGCCACGCTGCAGCAGCTGATCGAGAGAGGGGACGATGGTCTCGACGCACTGCGCCGCGCTCTGGCGGACACCACCGCGCCGCGGCATCCGCTCGCGGGATGGGCGTTCGCCTCGGCCGTGCTCGCTCCGCCCGCGGTCCTGGCCGTCGGCCTCAACTACGCCGCGCACTCGAGTGAGCTCGGTCTCAAGACCGATGCCGCCCCGACCGTCTTCACGCTCTGGCCGAACTCGCTCACCGGACACGACCAGACCACATCCTGGCCGCGCACGCTGAGTGAGGCCGTCGACTACGAGGCCGAGCTCGGCGTGCTCATCGGCTCCCCTGCGAAGGACATCGCTGAGGCCGATGCGCTGTCGCACGTCTGGGGATACACGGTGGTCAACGACATCACCGCCAGGAACATCCAGTTCTCCGAGGCCCAGTGGTCACGCTGCAAGTCGTTCGACGGATTCACCCCGACCGGGCCGTTCGCGGTGACCGCGGATGAGATCGCCGACCCGCAGGACCTGCACATCTGGACCATCGTCGACGGTCACACCGTGCAGGATGCGAGCACCGATCAGATGGTGCGCTCGGTGGCGAAGCTGATCGCGCACCTCTCGCAGTCGCTCACGCTGCTCCCCGGCACCCTCATCTCGACCGGCAGCCCCGGCGGTGCCGGCTACTCGCGCGACCCGCAGATCTTCCTTCGCGACCGGTCCACCGTCACGGTGGGCATCGACGGCATCGGCGAGCTCACCACCCACTGCCGCATCACCGACTGA
- a CDS encoding aspartate ammonia-lyase gives MASAAPTLTRTETDSLGSMEIPVDAYWGIHTARADANFPITKRPISVYPDLVVGLAMVKQASARANREIGVLDPERADLIDRAAQRVIDGEFHEQFTVGVIQGGAGTSTNMNANEVITNIALEMAGREKGDYAFLSPIDHTNRSQSTNDVYPTAVKIGLSLTLRSLLEELDLLRLSFLGKSREFHDVLKVGRTQLQDAVPMTLGQEFNGFATTLGYDHTRLTENASLMFEINMGATAIGTGITTHPGYAPAVLKHLREITSLDLRTAGDLVEATSDTGSFMSFSSTLKRNAMKLSKICNDLRLLSSGPQAGLGEINLPAMQAGSSIMPGKVNPVIPEVVNQVAFAVAGADMTVTMAAEAGQLQLNAFEPVIAHSIFQSITWMRQAMWTLRVNCVDGITANRDRLGAMVGASVGVITALTPFIGYAAAAALAKTALLTNRSVADLVVEAGLMSRDEVVKQLSPARLSGLETITAAIPVISPEDLIEI, from the coding sequence CGCGAACTTCCCGATCACGAAGCGGCCCATCTCGGTGTATCCCGACCTCGTGGTCGGCCTCGCGATGGTCAAGCAGGCCAGCGCCCGTGCGAACCGCGAGATCGGCGTGCTCGACCCGGAGCGGGCGGACCTGATCGACCGGGCGGCTCAGCGCGTGATCGACGGCGAGTTCCACGAGCAGTTCACGGTCGGCGTCATCCAGGGTGGAGCCGGCACGTCGACCAACATGAACGCGAACGAGGTCATCACCAACATCGCGCTCGAGATGGCGGGCCGCGAGAAGGGCGACTACGCCTTCCTTTCGCCGATCGACCACACCAACCGCAGCCAGTCCACGAACGACGTGTACCCGACCGCGGTGAAGATCGGCCTCTCGCTGACCCTGCGCTCCCTGCTCGAAGAGCTCGACCTGCTGCGGCTGTCGTTCCTGGGCAAATCGCGCGAGTTCCACGATGTGCTGAAGGTCGGGCGCACGCAGCTGCAGGATGCCGTGCCGATGACGCTGGGGCAGGAGTTCAACGGCTTCGCCACGACGCTCGGCTACGACCACACCCGTCTCACCGAGAACGCCTCGCTGATGTTCGAGATCAACATGGGCGCCACCGCGATCGGCACCGGGATCACCACCCACCCCGGTTACGCACCCGCCGTGCTCAAGCACCTGCGCGAGATCACGTCGCTCGACCTCCGCACTGCCGGTGACCTCGTCGAGGCCACCAGCGACACCGGCTCGTTCATGTCGTTCTCGTCGACTCTCAAGCGCAACGCGATGAAGCTGTCGAAGATCTGCAACGACCTCCGTCTTCTCTCGTCCGGCCCGCAGGCGGGTCTCGGCGAGATCAACCTTCCTGCCATGCAGGCGGGCTCCAGCATCATGCCCGGCAAGGTCAATCCGGTCATCCCCGAGGTCGTGAACCAGGTGGCGTTCGCCGTCGCGGGGGCGGACATGACGGTCACGATGGCGGCGGAGGCCGGGCAGCTGCAGCTGAACGCCTTCGAGCCGGTCATCGCACACTCGATCTTCCAGTCGATCACCTGGATGCGTCAGGCGATGTGGACTCTGCGAGTGAACTGCGTCGACGGCATCACCGCGAACCGCGACCGCCTCGGCGCGATGGTCGGTGCCTCGGTCGGAGTCATCACCGCGCTGACCCCGTTCATCGGCTACGCCGCGGCGGCCGCTCTCGCGAAGACCGCACTGCTGACCAACCGCAGCGTGGCCGACCTTGTGGTGGAGGCCGGCCTCATGTCGCGCGACGAGGTCGTCAAGCAGCTCTCGCCTGCGCGCCTGTCGGGACTCGAGACCATCACGGCCGCGATCCCGGTGATCTCACCGGAAGACCTGATCGAGATCTGA